A window of Candidatus Firestonebacteria bacterium RIFOXYD2_FULL_39_29 contains these coding sequences:
- a CDS encoding malate dehydrogenase: MSRPKISIIGAGNVGGIIALQTAQKELGDVLLVDVVEGMPQGKALDISQMSGILRFDSKVTGTNDFSEIKGSDIVAITAGVARKPGMTREDLLKINADIIKKAAEAIKTHAPNAIVIAVTNPLDIMTQLVFKTTGFAKNKVMGMAGVLDSARFAHFIAEELKVSPKDISPMVLGSHGDTMVPLPRYSTVSGVPITDFMKPDVIKQLVERTANGGAEIVKLLKTGSAYFAPGTSVAIMIESILKNQRRVLTCSAYLTGEYGLNDVFIGVPVELGRNGIENIVELNLSKDEKKALHNSAEIVKDGVDEIADRP, from the coding sequence ATGTCCAGACCAAAAATCAGCATTATAGGTGCCGGTAACGTTGGCGGGATCATCGCTCTTCAAACTGCTCAAAAAGAACTCGGAGATGTTTTGCTTGTCGATGTTGTCGAAGGGATGCCGCAGGGAAAAGCGCTTGATATCTCGCAGATGTCAGGGATTCTGCGGTTTGACTCAAAAGTAACGGGTACAAATGACTTTTCCGAGATAAAAGGCAGTGATATTGTTGCAATAACCGCGGGAGTCGCAAGAAAACCGGGGATGACACGGGAAGACCTTTTAAAGATCAACGCAGATATAATAAAAAAGGCGGCTGAAGCGATAAAAACTCATGCTCCTAATGCTATTGTAATTGCGGTCACCAACCCTCTCGACATTATGACCCAGCTGGTTTTCAAGACTACGGGTTTTGCCAAGAACAAAGTCATGGGTATGGCAGGAGTTCTGGACTCCGCAAGGTTCGCCCATTTTATTGCCGAGGAATTAAAAGTGTCTCCCAAGGATATTTCACCGATGGTTTTAGGAAGTCACGGTGATACAATGGTACCACTTCCAAGATATTCAACTGTTTCCGGTGTTCCGATAACCGACTTTATGAAACCTGATGTGATTAAACAGCTGGTCGAACGCACGGCTAACGGCGGAGCCGAAATAGTAAAACTTCTAAAGACCGGCAGTGCGTACTTTGCCCCCGGAACTTCAGTTGCCATAATGATCGAAAGTATATTAAAAAATCAACGCCGTGTCTTGACCTGCTCCGCATATCTCACCGGCGAATACGGACTTAATGATGTTTTCATAGGTGTCCCTGTAGAACTCGGCAGAAACGGAATAGAGAATATAGTTGAGCTGAATCTCTCGAAAGATGAAAAGAAGGCATTACATAATTCAGCGGAAATAGTGAAAGATGGCGTTGACGAGATAGCAGATCGTCCATAA